The Gammaproteobacteria bacterium genome contains the following window.
ACTCGGCCAGCACCGGGTCGCCAAATTCCAGGTTCTTGCAGGCAACCCACAGTCGATGACTGACCGGGTGCAGTGAAAACAGGTCTTTGGGGCAGGCGTCGACGCAGTCACCGCATGCGGTGCAGAGATCTTCGTCAACGACCGGCAAGCCATCCGCCGACATGCTGATGGCGTCAAAATCACACACTACCTCGCAGTCGCCCAGCCCCAGGCAGCCCCAGAAACACCCCTTGCCACCACCGGCCACCAACGCGGCACCACGACAGGACGACAGCCCTTCGTAGTAAGCATGCATACGGGCAACGTTGGCGCCACCGGCGCATGCCAGACGGGCGACCACTTTTTCGACATTGCCGACCTCCACACTCAGTATTTCGGCGATCGCCGCCTTGCTGTCGGCATCCCCTACCGTGCATTGCGCCGGAGTGGCCGCACCGCTGGCCAGCGCCTCGGCAAAAGCGCGACAACCCGGGTGACCGCAGGCGCCACAATCGGTATGGGGCAACAGCTCGTAGACGGGCTCGATGCGCGGATCGGTCTCCACACGCAGGCGGCTCTGCGCGATGACCAGCGCCAACGCAATCAGAAAGGTCAGTCCACCCAGCGTGGCCACGGCTACGAGCATAGATACGGTCCCCCGCCCGTCCCCGGCAAGGCCTCACAAGCCTGAAATTTAGCACCGGCCACGCCACCCTCCGAATCGTGGATTACCCCTACGAACACCTTGAATTCGCAGGATTTCACGAGCCACCGCGCGGAGGCTGACAGGAACTGCTAGCCTCAGGGAAGATCCGGTGCCATGCGGCAGGTAACGAGGGGGCCTCAACGTGAACAAATACATCGCTGCAATTCTCATTCTGTTTTTACTCGCCAGCAACGCGTGGAGCGGTGAGCAGCTTGCGCTGCCCGGATTGCTGGAGCCGGCGCAGATTGTGCGTGACGCGGAAGGCATCGCACATATACGCGCCGAGAACGACACGGATCTTTACTACCTGCAGGGCTGGGTGCACGCGGAGGACCGCCTGTTCCAGATGGACCTGACCCGGCGTCAGCCCAGCGGAACGCTGGCCGAGCTGTTTGGCCCGGTTGCACTGACCGGCGACGTCGAGGCACGGACGATCGGGTTACGGCGTGCGGCCGTGCGCTCCGCTGCGGCATTGTCAGACAAGACTATTGCAGCACTGGAAGCCTACGCCCGAGGAGTCAATGACTGGGTAATGCAAGGGCCGGGGTTACCGCCGGAGTACGCTGCTGTTGGTTTTCCTGACCGGCAGGACTTCAGGTCGTG
Protein-coding sequences here:
- a CDS encoding RnfABCDGE type electron transport complex subunit B, which codes for MLVAVATLGGLTFLIALALVIAQSRLRVETDPRIEPVYELLPHTDCGACGHPGCRAFAEALASGAATPAQCTVGDADSKAAIAEILSVEVGNVEKVVARLACAGGANVARMHAYYEGLSSCRGAALVAGGGKGCFWGCLGLGDCEVVCDFDAISMSADGLPVVDEDLCTACGDCVDACPKDLFSLHPVSHRLWVACKNLEFGDPVLAE